In Drosophila miranda strain MSH22 chromosome XR, D.miranda_PacBio2.1, whole genome shotgun sequence, the genomic window AGAGAAGGAGCGACCGCACTCTGACCCATTAGAGCTGCTAAAAAACCTGGGTACTCGGGCCAATGAGCTGGTCAAGAGGATGAACGACTAGCGGCATGTGGACAACGTGATGAAAGATTTAGCCCTGAGAGTTAACCCTTCAGGCCCTGGTGGTCAACAATTTCGAGAAGCTGCACACCAGGACAATTGGGACCGCCACTACTGGTACCCAAACAGCTGCGAAGCCGCCGCACACCGGCTCAAAGAGTCTGCGCGAGTCGCCTCAAATGGCTGCGGAGCCCacaaagaggcagagaggcACAAAGCTTCAACAAGCGTCGACCCAGCTCAAACCGCCGGCGTAGTCCCAGGATGAAGTAACCCCCTCGGGTACAGTGGACCATGGTGCCACCCCAGCCGCTAAGAAACAGCTCAAGTGGCAGCAGGTGGGCCCTAGGGTAAGGAAAAAAAGGGAGCCCCGTGAGCGCGAGCCAAGGCCAGACGCAATAATCATTCAACCCCAGGGCGAGCTTAGCTATAGCGACATCCTCCGTATGGTCACCAGGCGCCAGGATGGCAAGCTGCAGGAGGTAGGGGATAATGTTAACAGAATCCGGAGGACAGCAAAGGgcgagctgctgctcgagctcaACGGCGCGAGCAAAAGCAACACAGCTAAGCTCAAGGAGGATATCAGCGCGGCACTGGGACTGCAGATGGGCATCAGGGCGGTGTCAGAAGAACTCTGCGTGGAGGTCAGGGATCTCGACAGCCTGGTCGAGAAGGAGGACATCGCAGCAGCGATAGCTGCATCGATAGACGCCCCCAGCGTGGACACCAGCACCATTAAAAGCCTGAGGCCATCGTTCGCTGGTACGCAACTGGCAGTTGTGTGCCTGCCGCCCGTGCAGGCAAGAGCCCTGCTCATGGTGGGGAAACTCAAAGTCGGATGGACAAGCTGTAGGATCCgggagcggacagctcaacgaCGATGCTACTGGTGTCTGGAGTTTGGGCATCTAGCAATCAGGTGCAAGAGCGCGGTGGATCGCACCGGATGCTGCCTCAGATGCGGCGTGAACGGGCACAAGGCGGCAACCTGTCAAAGCGATCCGCGGTGTTTCATCTGCACCGCTATGCGGGTAGCAGGAGATgtccagcagccaggagcGTGCCATATCAAACTAGGGAGTCCCCTGGGTTCATCTTGGATGCCACCAAAAAGGCCGCGATAAGGCTATGCGGGGCCACGCCATTGCAGCTTTCCCTCTCaagcgctgctgctgggttTGTGCGCGCCAAGGTCGGAGGTGTGTGGATATACAGCGTCTACCTTGCCCCAAGCCTGACGCTCTCCGAGTTCGCAGGTACTCTAGACAACCTAGCGGCTGATGCTAGAGGACGTCACCCAGTAGCCATTggaggggacttcaacgcgtgggcTGAGGAGTGGGGAAGCGTGGCGACGAATGCGAGAGGTAGAGCTCTGCTGGAGATCATTGCGCCCCTGGACATCGCGCTCCTCAACGAGGGAAACCAGCATACCTTCTCCAGAGCAGGAATAGGATCGgtcatcgaccttacattTGTCAGCAGCTCACTTTTTAATTCATCG contains:
- the LOC117186380 gene encoding uncharacterized protein LOC117186380 isoform X2; this encodes MLLVSGVWASSNQVQERGGSHRMLPQMRRERAQGGNLSKRSAVFHLHRYAGSRRCPAARSVPYQTRESPGFILDATKKAAIRLCGATPLQLSLSSAAAGFVRAKVGGTLDNLAADARGRHPVAIGGDFNAWAEEWGSVATNARGRALLEIIAPLDIALLNEGNQHTFSRAGIGSVIDLTFVSSSLFNSSGWSISNIYTGSDHRAIIWDTGQQTSSVETAAPRWRCYRAETLNTALFMELMSNLTANGNAECMANHVMEHLEAACTATMAQRKHYGRHHQPVFWWN
- the LOC117186380 gene encoding uncharacterized protein LOC117186380 isoform X1 — translated: MLLVSGVWASSNQVQERGGSHRMLPQMRRERAQGGNLSKRSAVFHLHRYAGSRRCPAARSVPYQTRESPGFILDATKKAAIRLCGATPLQLSLSSAAAGFVRAKVGGVWIYSVYLAPSLTLSEFAGTLDNLAADARGRHPVAIGGDFNAWAEEWGSVATNARGRALLEIIAPLDIALLNEGNQHTFSRAGIGSVIDLTFVSSSLFNSSGWSISNIYTGSDHRAIIWDTGQQTSSVETAAPRWRCYRAETLNTALFMELMSNLTANGNAECMANHVMEHLEAACTATMAQRKHYGRHHQPVFWWN